Proteins encoded together in one Nostoc sp. PCC 7524 window:
- a CDS encoding pilus assembly FimT family protein produces the protein MDKYSVRFWLLSNTKNSCTHSSISGFTLIELLVVVVAFGILAALALPSWQAFVETRRLNDAQDKVFWAMRQAQSQATKDKITNQVSLRENNGIVQWTVHAADAENFIPNAVKNNDHIWHNLHPNIQIDQEKNNKDKNETTIPKQSSQQVWRILFNYQGCPVYKVEDECTKTSLRTLSQVTFYSQKSSKVKRCVYVSTIIGALRRGKENPKANTNGKYCY, from the coding sequence ATGGATAAATATTCAGTACGTTTTTGGCTTCTCAGCAATACCAAAAATTCCTGTACGCATAGTTCTATCAGTGGCTTTACACTGATAGAGCTTTTAGTAGTAGTTGTTGCCTTTGGTATATTAGCTGCCCTAGCACTACCTAGCTGGCAAGCTTTTGTAGAAACTCGCCGTCTTAACGATGCTCAAGACAAGGTTTTTTGGGCTATGCGCCAAGCCCAAAGCCAAGCCACTAAAGACAAAATAACCAATCAAGTCAGCTTGCGTGAAAACAACGGCATTGTGCAATGGACTGTTCATGCAGCAGATGCAGAAAATTTTATTCCTAATGCTGTTAAAAATAACGATCACATATGGCACAATCTGCATCCAAATATTCAGATTGATCAAGAAAAAAATAATAAGGATAAAAACGAAACTACTATTCCAAAACAATCTTCGCAGCAAGTTTGGCGAATTTTATTTAACTACCAAGGATGTCCCGTTTACAAAGTTGAAGATGAGTGTACTAAGACATCACTTAGAACCTTAAGCCAAGTAACTTTCTATAGTCAAAAGAGTTCTAAAGTTAAGCGTTGTGTTTATGTTTCTACGATTATAGGCGCACTAAGGAGGGGCAAAGAAAATCCTAAAGCTAACACAAATGGTAAGTATTGCTATTAA
- the hpsE gene encoding hormogonium polysaccharide biosynthesis glycosyltransferase HpsE, which produces MCIDFTVAIPTYNGAERLPELLERLRDQIHTENFFWEIIVVDNNSSDDTAKVIQSYQENWSSPYPLKYYFEPQQGAAYARKRAIQEAKSELIGFLDDDNYPHLNWVISAYNFAHKYPQAGAYGSQIHPDWEIEPPENFQRIAAFLAITERGNLPLRYEPAKKLLPPSAGLVVRRQAWLDSVPNNPILTGRVTGNMLTSEDLEMLSYIQKSGWEVWYNPEMEILHKIPSSRLNKEYLIPFFRGIGLSRYVTRMLIINPWIKPFALLAYILNDLRKISLHLLKYRFKIKTDLVAACEMQLFLSSFISPFYLWRNGYFDK; this is translated from the coding sequence ATGTGTATTGATTTTACTGTAGCTATTCCAACTTATAACGGGGCAGAACGTTTGCCTGAACTACTGGAACGATTACGTGATCAAATTCATACTGAAAATTTCTTTTGGGAAATTATTGTTGTAGATAATAACAGCAGCGATGACACAGCAAAAGTTATTCAAAGTTATCAAGAAAATTGGTCATCTCCTTATCCTTTAAAATATTATTTTGAACCCCAACAGGGCGCAGCATACGCTAGAAAACGTGCTATTCAAGAAGCCAAAAGTGAATTAATAGGTTTTCTAGATGATGATAACTACCCTCACTTAAATTGGGTAATATCTGCTTATAATTTTGCTCATAAATATCCTCAAGCAGGTGCTTATGGTAGTCAGATACATCCTGATTGGGAAATAGAACCACCAGAAAATTTTCAACGTATTGCTGCATTTTTAGCAATTACAGAACGCGGTAATTTGCCTTTAAGGTATGAACCAGCTAAAAAATTGCTTCCTCCCTCTGCTGGTTTGGTTGTGCGTCGTCAAGCTTGGTTAGATAGCGTCCCAAACAATCCAATTTTAACTGGTAGAGTTACTGGTAATATGCTCACCAGTGAAGACTTAGAAATGTTATCTTATATTCAAAAATCTGGGTGGGAAGTTTGGTATAATCCAGAAATGGAAATATTGCACAAAATTCCGAGTTCACGATTAAATAAGGAGTATTTAATTCCGTTTTTTAGAGGTATTGGATTAAGCCGTTATGTGACTAGAATGTTAATCATAAATCCTTGGATTAAGCCATTTGCTCTATTAGCTTATATTCTCAATGATCTCAGAAAAATATCATTACATTTACTTAAATATAGATTCAAGATAAAGACAGATTTAGTAGCTGCTTGCGAAATGCAACTATTTTTAAGTAGTTTTATTAGCCCGTTTTATCTGTGGAGAAATGGGTATTTTGACAAATAA
- a CDS encoding DUF4926 domain-containing protein, with protein sequence MNFELYQRVALNRDLNEYQLKKGDVATLIDFVPHPSNGSEGCVLEVFSATGESIAVVIVPMTDIEPLKNNEILSVRSLVEI encoded by the coding sequence ATGAACTTTGAACTATACCAGCGTGTTGCTTTAAATCGTGACTTAAACGAATATCAATTAAAAAAAGGTGATGTGGCAACTTTAATTGATTTTGTTCCTCATCCTAGCAATGGATCAGAAGGATGTGTTCTAGAAGTATTCAGTGCTACTGGTGAATCAATAGCTGTTGTCATCGTTCCCATGACTGATATTGAACCGTTAAAAAATAATGAGATTTTAAGTGTTCGCTCTTTGGTGGAAATTTAG
- a CDS encoding DUF4327 family protein, with product MTQQVIHPMVKLQRNVQSLVESNIIKPTDSIWKIALLYGNDWQHWKQELLDFGFSMQDPIGDLLAVEAWDEE from the coding sequence ATGACTCAGCAAGTAATTCACCCAATGGTGAAATTGCAGCGTAATGTGCAATCACTCGTTGAATCGAATATTATCAAGCCGACTGATAGCATTTGGAAGATTGCGCTGCTCTATGGCAACGATTGGCAGCACTGGAAACAGGAACTGCTCGACTTTGGTTTTAGTATGCAAGATCCAATAGGCGATTTACTCGCTGTGGAAGCATGGGATGAGGAATAG
- a CDS encoding rRNA large subunit pseudouridine synthase E → MTIDDRYIIFHKPYGVLSQFTQETPKHRTLKDYIDVPDVYPVGRLDWDSEGLLLLTNDGRLQHRLSHPRFGHERTYWVQVERIPDADAINKLQTGVEIQDYRTRPAKVRLLPANPPVCDRDPPIRFRKNVPTGWLELTLTEGKNRQVRRMTAAVGFPTLRLIRVSIAHLCLDGLALGEWRNLTAAEVKLMKMGSRE, encoded by the coding sequence ATGACTATTGACGATCGCTACATTATTTTTCACAAACCCTATGGTGTCTTGAGTCAGTTTACTCAGGAAACTCCCAAACATAGAACCCTCAAAGATTATATTGATGTGCCTGATGTGTATCCGGTGGGGCGGTTGGATTGGGATAGCGAAGGGTTATTGTTATTAACCAACGATGGCAGGTTACAGCATCGTCTGTCTCATCCACGCTTTGGACATGAACGGACTTACTGGGTACAAGTAGAGCGGATTCCTGATGCAGATGCTATCAACAAATTACAAACAGGGGTAGAGATTCAAGATTATCGCACGCGACCAGCAAAAGTGCGCTTATTGCCAGCAAATCCGCCTGTGTGCGATCGCGATCCGCCAATTAGATTTCGTAAAAATGTGCCTACAGGTTGGCTAGAATTGACCCTAACCGAAGGTAAGAATCGCCAAGTACGGCGCATGACTGCCGCAGTGGGGTTTCCGACTTTGCGCTTAATCAGGGTGAGTATTGCTCATTTATGCTTGGATGGTCTAGCTTTAGGTGAATGGCGTAACTTGACTGCTGCGGAAGTTAAGTTGATGAAAATGGGGAGTAGGGAGTAG
- a CDS encoding serine/threonine phosphatase: MLICPQCQFENPNANKFCQKCGASLSHKVCHQCGTDVPVDALNCHNCGAECGTVWWAILGKEGTGDWGLGTGDWEQRSGGETIPPHPSPISTAPVSSSQFSVGSYLDKEQRYQLLEEISVQNGEVCTRVLDCQPYQISPFEAILTNQQQGLLTPSVEASGIPHLAKAYLALQSANYPEIPQIHDAWLEGDLQVLLIEYRSHWRSLLDLWSAETTSTVQILHWCYQMTQLWALLEPLGFHYSLLDLANLRLDEDQTLVLQRLYVQLPERDLAIALQADENAETPAKLEQPLTLTALGRVWQALFRSSQRTQFGSVVQILDDLEQGNIQTIAQLRSRLEAVATELEITTSPIFEPMEEENTSAPTVLQRDESEDTAGKSDDLPTVVLSVQLSSLEDAGQTDVGRQRQHNEDCFGIETKIEKVDLPKHRILQARGLYILCDGMGGHAGGEVASELAVNTLRQYFQKHWTTNQLPTEDIIREGVYLANQTIFEQNQQDARSGVGRMGTTLVMVLIQGNQAAVANVGDSRCYRVTRKRGLEQITVDHEVGQREIARGVEPDIAYARPDAYQLTQALGPRDETAINPDVEFFEINEDSLFVLVSDGLSDNDLLETHWQNHLLPFLSSGTSLEGGITELIELANQYNGHDNITAILVRAKVRPNVGSRE, encoded by the coding sequence ATGCTGATTTGCCCTCAGTGTCAATTTGAAAACCCTAACGCTAACAAATTCTGTCAAAAATGTGGTGCTTCCTTGTCCCACAAAGTATGTCATCAATGCGGTACAGATGTACCTGTTGATGCTCTCAATTGTCATAACTGTGGCGCAGAATGTGGAACGGTATGGTGGGCGATTCTTGGGAAGGAGGGAACTGGGGATTGGGGACTGGGGACTGGAGACTGGGAACAGAGAAGCGGAGGGGAGACGATACCCCCTCACCCATCCCCTATTTCTACTGCTCCAGTTTCTAGTTCACAGTTTTCTGTGGGTTCATATTTAGACAAAGAGCAGCGTTATCAGTTGTTGGAAGAAATATCAGTCCAAAATGGTGAAGTGTGTACCAGGGTTTTGGATTGCCAACCGTATCAAATATCACCATTTGAGGCAATTTTAACCAATCAGCAACAGGGTCTACTCACGCCCTCTGTAGAAGCGAGTGGAATTCCTCATCTGGCTAAAGCTTACCTCGCTTTACAATCTGCCAATTACCCAGAAATACCACAGATTCATGATGCGTGGCTGGAGGGTGATTTGCAAGTATTACTGATAGAATACCGTTCTCATTGGCGGTCTTTACTGGATTTGTGGTCAGCAGAAACAACCAGTACGGTACAAATTTTACACTGGTGTTATCAAATGACCCAACTTTGGGCATTACTAGAACCACTGGGTTTTCATTACAGTTTGCTAGATTTGGCAAATTTACGATTGGATGAAGACCAAACGCTGGTGCTACAACGGTTGTACGTGCAGCTACCGGAGCGTGATTTGGCGATCGCACTCCAGGCAGATGAGAATGCAGAAACGCCGGCTAAACTTGAGCAGCCTTTGACTCTGACAGCATTAGGTCGAGTATGGCAGGCACTGTTTAGATCCTCCCAACGGACTCAATTTGGTTCGGTCGTGCAGATTTTGGATGATTTAGAACAGGGTAATATTCAGACCATTGCACAGTTGCGATCGCGCTTAGAAGCAGTAGCCACAGAACTAGAAATAACCACATCCCCTATTTTTGAACCAATGGAAGAAGAAAACACCTCTGCACCTACGGTTTTGCAAAGAGATGAGTCAGAAGATACTGCTGGTAAATCTGATGACTTACCAACAGTTGTACTGTCCGTACAGCTAAGTAGCTTAGAAGATGCTGGACAAACTGATGTCGGTCGGCAACGACAACATAATGAGGATTGTTTTGGCATTGAAACTAAAATTGAGAAGGTAGACTTGCCCAAACACCGCATCTTGCAAGCGCGAGGCTTATATATTCTCTGCGACGGTATGGGCGGACACGCTGGCGGTGAAGTAGCAAGCGAATTAGCAGTTAACACCCTACGGCAATACTTTCAGAAACACTGGACTACAAACCAACTGCCAACGGAAGATATTATCCGTGAGGGAGTTTATCTAGCTAATCAGACAATTTTTGAACAAAATCAACAAGATGCCCGTTCCGGGGTGGGACGGATGGGTACTACCTTGGTGATGGTGCTAATTCAAGGTAATCAAGCCGCAGTTGCTAATGTTGGTGATAGTCGCTGCTACCGCGTCACTCGTAAACGAGGTTTGGAGCAAATCACAGTAGATCATGAAGTTGGTCAACGAGAAATAGCCAGAGGTGTAGAACCTGATATAGCTTACGCGCGTCCTGATGCTTACCAACTCACCCAAGCCTTGGGGCCGCGTGATGAAACTGCCATTAACCCCGATGTAGAGTTTTTCGAGATCAATGAAGATAGTCTGTTCGTTCTAGTTTCCGATGGGTTATCAGATAATGATTTACTAGAAACCCACTGGCAGAACCACCTACTACCCTTCTTAAGTTCTGGTACTAGCTTGGAAGGAGGCATTACAGAATTAATTGAATTGGCCAACCAATACAATGGTCATGACAACATTACTGCTATACTCGTCCGGGCGAAAGTGCGTCCGAATGTGGGGAGTAGGGAGTAG
- a CDS encoding glycosyltransferase family 2 protein codes for MFSIYILTYNEELDIAACIESAMLSDDIIVVDSCSSDRTVEIASRYPVRVVQHAFESHGRQRTWMLESIPPKHEWVYILEADERMTPELFAECEQAKQNPDYIGYYVAERVIFLNQWIRRSTQYPRYQLRLFRHGKVWFTDYGHTEREVCDGATSFLKETYPHYTCSKGLSRWIEKHNRYSTDEAKETLYQLEQGKVNWRDLFFGQSEVERRRALKDLSLRLPARPFLRFLYMYFLLGGCLDGRAGLAWCTLQAFYEYLILLKAWEMKYIPTPNLDAQISQSQIKPTYVSSEPSKADVIN; via the coding sequence ATGTTCTCAATTTACATATTGACTTATAACGAAGAATTAGATATCGCAGCTTGTATAGAGTCAGCGATGCTATCGGATGACATCATCGTTGTGGATTCATGTAGTAGCGATCGCACCGTAGAAATTGCCAGTCGCTATCCTGTGCGCGTTGTGCAGCACGCTTTTGAAAGCCACGGACGACAACGCACTTGGATGCTGGAGTCTATCCCCCCCAAACATGAGTGGGTATATATCCTGGAAGCCGATGAACGCATGACACCAGAATTGTTTGCTGAATGTGAACAAGCAAAGCAAAATCCAGATTACATCGGTTATTACGTTGCAGAACGTGTGATTTTTCTGAATCAATGGATTCGTCGCAGCACTCAATATCCCCGTTACCAACTGCGTCTGTTCCGTCATGGTAAAGTTTGGTTTACAGATTACGGCCATACTGAACGGGAAGTGTGTGACGGTGCTACCAGTTTCTTAAAGGAAACCTATCCCCACTATACTTGTAGCAAGGGTTTGAGCCGTTGGATTGAAAAACATAACCGTTATTCTACTGATGAAGCCAAAGAAACATTGTATCAATTAGAGCAAGGTAAAGTTAATTGGCGAGATTTGTTCTTTGGCCAGTCTGAAGTGGAACGGCGACGTGCTTTGAAAGATTTGTCTTTGCGTTTACCTGCTAGACCGTTTCTGCGTTTTTTGTATATGTATTTTCTCTTGGGCGGTTGTTTAGATGGACGCGCCGGCTTGGCTTGGTGTACATTACAGGCATTCTACGAATATTTGATTTTGCTGAAAGCTTGGGAGATGAAGTATATTCCTACTCCTAACCTAGATGCTCAAATCTCTCAAAGCCAGATTAAACCAACTTATGTCTCTTCGGAACCCTCAAAGGCGGATGTCATTAATTGA
- the thiC gene encoding phosphomethylpyrimidine synthase produces MRKEWVAKRRGQSNVTQMHYARQGVITEEMHYVAQRENLPDDLIREEVARGRMIIPANINHTNLEPMCIGIASKCKVNANIGASPNSSNLQEEVDKLNLAVKYGADTVMDLSTGGGNLDEIRTAIINASPVPIGTVPVYQALESVHGRIENLTPEDFLHVIEKHAQQGVDYQTIHAGILIEHLPLVRNRITGIVSRGGGILARWMLHHHKQNPLYTHFRDIIEIFKQYDVSFSLGDSLRPGCTHDASDEAQLAELKTLGQLTRKAWEHDVQVMVEGPGHVPMDQIEFNVKKQMEECSEAPFYVLGPLVTDIAPGYDHITSAIGAAMAGWYGTAMLCYVTPKEHLGLPNAEDVRNGLIAYKIAAHAADIARHRPGARDRDDELSQARYNFDWNRQFELALDPERAKEYHDETLPADIYKTAEFCSMCGPKFCPMQTKVDADALTELEKFLAKEAVTQS; encoded by the coding sequence ATGCGGAAAGAATGGGTTGCTAAACGGCGTGGGCAAAGCAATGTAACTCAAATGCACTACGCACGTCAGGGTGTCATCACCGAAGAAATGCACTACGTCGCCCAAAGAGAAAATCTGCCAGATGACCTCATTCGTGAGGAAGTAGCACGGGGACGGATGATTATCCCTGCAAACATTAATCATACCAACCTAGAACCAATGTGTATTGGCATTGCCTCCAAATGTAAGGTAAATGCTAATATCGGCGCTTCACCCAACTCTTCCAACCTGCAAGAAGAAGTTGATAAGCTGAATCTAGCGGTGAAGTATGGTGCTGATACTGTGATGGACTTGTCAACAGGCGGCGGTAACTTAGATGAAATTCGTACCGCTATCATCAACGCCTCACCCGTTCCCATTGGTACTGTGCCGGTCTACCAAGCTTTAGAAAGCGTCCACGGTAGAATTGAAAACCTCACACCAGAAGATTTTCTCCATGTCATCGAAAAACACGCCCAGCAAGGGGTAGATTATCAAACTATCCACGCTGGCATTTTGATTGAGCATTTACCCTTAGTGAGAAACCGCATTACCGGGATTGTTTCCCGTGGTGGCGGTATTTTGGCGCGGTGGATGCTGCATCACCACAAGCAAAACCCCCTATACACCCACTTCCGCGACATTATCGAAATTTTCAAGCAGTATGATGTTTCTTTCAGTTTAGGGGATTCTCTCCGCCCTGGCTGTACCCATGATGCTTCTGATGAAGCCCAATTAGCAGAACTCAAAACCCTCGGTCAACTCACACGCAAAGCTTGGGAACACGATGTACAGGTGATGGTAGAAGGGCCTGGACACGTGCCAATGGATCAAATTGAGTTCAATGTCAAAAAGCAAATGGAAGAGTGTTCTGAAGCACCCTTCTATGTGCTGGGGCCATTAGTCACAGACATTGCTCCTGGTTATGACCACATCACTTCTGCGATTGGGGCGGCAATGGCTGGTTGGTACGGCACAGCTATGTTATGCTATGTCACACCCAAAGAACATTTAGGACTACCCAACGCCGAAGATGTCCGCAACGGCTTAATTGCTTACAAGATAGCTGCCCATGCTGCTGATATTGCCAGACATCGCCCAGGTGCAAGAGACAGAGATGATGAACTTTCTCAAGCCCGGTACAATTTCGACTGGAATCGTCAGTTTGAATTAGCACTCGACCCCGAAAGAGCGAAAGAGTACCACGATGAAACTTTACCAGCAGATATTTACAAAACTGCTGAGTTCTGTTCTATGTGCGGGCCTAAGTTCTGTCCCATGCAAACTAAAGTCGATGCTGATGCGCTGACAGAACTAGAGAAGTTCTTGGCGAAAGAAGCTGTAACACAAAGTTAA
- the hpsJ-B gene encoding hormogonium polysaccharide biosynthesis protein HpsJ yields the protein MVNRSNSVNAALTLKVVGIILILSFLLDFLVLLLPFQPTDRLWQINLTTALVDRGIVPLVGVGALFTGYWMQDASEGGSKGFDLRFPVLVLSSILGLMFLLVFPLHLNNVRQASDQTVNQINQDAEQAENQLKNQLSQFQAQLNNDQGKAQLEQLRNQAKAQFTDLLQDEQKYQQALRNPQIPAAQKELLKKFKANPQELDQFIAQQTDPQGLANQRLNQIRQRKEDAAKQAKDNAWKSGLRIGMSSLLLSIGYIIIGWTGLRGMGAFQGGKPKGKVPAR from the coding sequence ATGGTTAACCGTTCTAATTCTGTAAATGCCGCCCTCACCCTGAAAGTGGTGGGAATAATTTTAATTTTGTCCTTTTTGCTTGACTTTTTAGTTCTGTTGTTGCCCTTTCAACCAACAGATCGGTTATGGCAAATTAACCTAACAACAGCACTCGTAGACCGAGGTATTGTACCCTTGGTTGGTGTGGGAGCTTTGTTTACTGGTTATTGGATGCAAGATGCTAGTGAGGGCGGATCGAAAGGTTTTGACTTAAGATTTCCAGTTTTGGTGCTTTCTAGCATCTTAGGTTTAATGTTCTTACTGGTTTTTCCCTTGCACCTCAATAATGTCAGACAAGCAAGTGATCAAACAGTAAATCAAATTAACCAAGATGCAGAACAAGCAGAAAACCAACTGAAAAATCAGTTATCCCAATTTCAAGCCCAACTAAATAATGATCAAGGAAAAGCTCAGTTAGAACAATTACGCAATCAAGCTAAAGCTCAATTTACTGATCTGCTTCAAGATGAGCAGAAATATCAACAAGCACTAAGGAATCCCCAAATTCCAGCAGCCCAAAAAGAACTACTCAAAAAATTTAAAGCCAATCCCCAAGAGCTTGATCAGTTTATTGCCCAGCAAACAGATCCTCAAGGGCTAGCTAATCAACGATTGAACCAAATTCGTCAGCGTAAAGAAGATGCTGCTAAACAAGCTAAAGATAATGCTTGGAAATCTGGACTCCGGATTGGGATGAGCAGCCTACTATTATCTATCGGTTACATCATCATCGGTTGGACAGGATTAAGAGGTATGGGTGCTTTTCAAGGTGGTAAGCCTAAAGGTAAAGTTCCAGCACGTTAA
- a CDS encoding FHA domain-containing serine/threonine-protein kinase, whose product MVTLTLLEPQQKTPLKQWCFENSAVIRIGRAADNHVVLTDSLVSRHHLEIRQVSSAKNGAAWQVFSKGTNGTFLNGVLVIQGALPDNALLQLAQGGPILQFQIQEATPPDHQASPTVGSVLENVAVPVTSQRASTSPSCTHEGNSPGNLFCIHCGQPLTVQQTIRYYQVLRTLGQGGMGTTYLAWDAAGLIARHPQLLVLKQMNADMAKIAKAQELFVREANTLKSLNHPGIPKYYDFFVEGGKKYLAMELVHGQDLEKRIYTNGPVTPKQAIAWMIQTCEILDYLHSQEPPLIHRDIKPANLMVRTANNEIVVLDFGAVKEIGTTPGTRIGAEGYCAPEQERGQPLTQSDLYAIGPTLIFLLTGENPFKFYRQKGRGFRFDVSKIPTVTPQLREIIDRVTEPLPRDRYQTAKELAQALANCQ is encoded by the coding sequence GTGGTTACTCTGACATTGTTAGAACCGCAGCAAAAAACACCCCTCAAACAGTGGTGCTTTGAAAATTCCGCCGTGATTCGGATTGGTCGAGCGGCGGATAATCATGTTGTGTTAACTGATAGTTTGGTTTCCCGCCATCATTTGGAAATTCGGCAAGTCAGTTCTGCTAAGAATGGTGCTGCGTGGCAAGTGTTTAGTAAAGGCACAAATGGCACTTTCCTCAATGGTGTATTAGTCATTCAGGGTGCTTTACCGGACAATGCTTTGCTGCAACTAGCGCAAGGAGGGCCAATTTTACAATTCCAAATTCAGGAGGCGACACCACCAGATCATCAGGCATCGCCAACCGTGGGTAGTGTGCTAGAAAATGTTGCTGTACCAGTAACTTCACAAAGAGCTAGCACGTCCCCCAGTTGCACCCATGAAGGTAATTCTCCAGGAAATCTGTTTTGTATCCACTGCGGACAACCACTTACGGTACAGCAGACGATTCGCTATTACCAAGTTTTACGGACTCTGGGACAGGGAGGTATGGGTACTACTTATCTGGCTTGGGATGCAGCCGGTTTGATTGCTAGACACCCGCAATTATTGGTGTTGAAGCAAATGAATGCTGATATGGCGAAAATTGCCAAGGCTCAGGAATTGTTTGTCAGAGAGGCAAATACCCTCAAGTCCCTCAATCATCCGGGTATTCCTAAGTATTACGACTTTTTTGTGGAGGGTGGGAAAAAATACTTAGCGATGGAATTAGTTCACGGGCAGGATTTGGAAAAACGCATCTATACTAATGGTCCTGTGACACCGAAGCAAGCGATCGCCTGGATGATTCAAACCTGTGAAATTCTCGACTATCTCCACAGCCAAGAACCACCGTTAATTCACCGTGATATTAAGCCCGCTAACCTAATGGTGCGGACTGCGAATAATGAAATAGTTGTGTTAGATTTTGGCGCAGTTAAGGAAATTGGTACAACCCCAGGAACGCGCATCGGTGCTGAAGGTTATTGCGCCCCTGAACAAGAACGGGGACAACCTTTAACACAATCTGATTTATATGCGATCGGCCCGACGTTGATTTTTCTCCTCACTGGCGAAAACCCTTTTAAGTTCTATCGCCAAAAGGGGCGAGGCTTTCGCTTCGATGTGAGCAAAATTCCCACTGTGACACCCCAATTAAGGGAGATTATTGACCGAGTGACAGAACCTTTGCCACGCGATCGCTATCAAACTGCCAAAGAACTAGCGCAAGCATTAGCTAATTGTCAGTGA
- a CDS encoding tetratricopeptide repeat protein, which yields MARSGEDYLKARKRQIDRKKRILTTVSMISFFGSLAFGAISTVQRAIYSPPPVSTTTSAESLLSEQAKGYELVLQREPNNQEALEKLSIIRLRLKDHKGAIALMEKLVQQHPARQDYKTVLEDMNKKYTTK from the coding sequence ATGGCTAGATCAGGCGAAGACTATTTGAAAGCCCGTAAAAGACAGATTGATAGGAAAAAAAGAATATTAACGACAGTTTCGATGATTTCTTTTTTTGGTTCATTAGCATTTGGAGCTATTTCAACTGTTCAACGGGCTATCTATAGTCCTCCGCCAGTAAGTACAACTACATCTGCTGAGTCTTTATTGTCAGAACAAGCTAAGGGTTACGAATTAGTTTTACAACGTGAACCAAATAATCAAGAAGCGTTGGAAAAGCTATCTATTATCCGCTTACGTTTGAAAGATCATAAGGGAGCGATCGCGCTAATGGAAAAGTTGGTACAACAGCATCCTGCTCGACAAGATTATAAAACTGTATTGGAGGATATGAACAAGAAATATACAACTAAGTAA
- a CDS encoding TIGR04282 family arsenosugar biosynthesis glycosyltransferase — translation MLKPIKIAQRHLIIFTRYPEPGKTKTRLIPALGSVGAANLQKQMTEYTLSQVGELSKNVSIEVRFAGGNLQLMQQWLGYDLLYQCQGEGDLGVRMVRSLADAFDHHAQQVIIIGTDCPEANAQILTQASAQLQAFDLVIGPAIDGGYYLIGLRRFIPELFCNITWGTSQVLQQTIDIANQLNISYFYLPTLADIDRPEDLPIWQRILDTEVKMRKANSQ, via the coding sequence ATTCTGAAACCAATTAAAATTGCTCAACGGCACTTAATTATATTTACTCGCTATCCAGAACCGGGGAAGACGAAAACCCGACTGATACCAGCTTTGGGTAGTGTTGGTGCTGCGAACTTGCAAAAGCAGATGACAGAGTACACGCTATCTCAAGTTGGAGAATTGTCAAAGAACGTATCTATAGAAGTGAGATTTGCTGGTGGTAATCTGCAACTTATGCAACAGTGGTTAGGATATGACTTATTATATCAGTGTCAAGGGGAAGGGGACTTGGGTGTGAGAATGGTGCGATCGCTAGCTGATGCTTTCGATCACCATGCACAACAAGTAATTATAATTGGCACTGATTGTCCAGAAGCTAATGCTCAGATTCTCACTCAAGCTTCTGCACAACTGCAAGCTTTTGACTTGGTAATAGGCCCAGCGATTGACGGTGGCTACTACTTGATTGGGCTACGTCGCTTTATCCCGGAATTATTTTGTAACATTACTTGGGGAACTTCTCAGGTATTACAACAAACTATAGATATTGCCAATCAACTTAACATCTCGTATTTTTACTTACCAACTTTAGCTGATATTGACCGCCCAGAAGATTTACCGATTTGGCAACGGATTTTGGATACAGAAGTTAAGATGAGAAAGGCAAATTCCCAGTAG
- a CDS encoding DUF6883 domain-containing protein — translation MKIPSDAIIADEKITRYLLVPREQDDKSKFLAQAGFTKENPELLKAAIRQLVDSTTAIQDRDNEYGVFYRVTGELIGLKGRNLAVITVWLQRSVDGKFQFITLKPNKESPDEL, via the coding sequence ATGAAGATTCCTTCTGACGCTATTATTGCCGATGAAAAAATCACACGCTACTTGTTAGTACCAAGAGAACAAGACGATAAATCAAAGTTTCTCGCCCAGGCTGGATTCACAAAAGAAAACCCAGAACTTTTAAAAGCAGCAATTCGGCAACTGGTGGATTCAACAACAGCAATACAAGATAGGGATAATGAATATGGGGTGTTCTATCGCGTCACTGGCGAATTAATCGGCTTAAAGGGGCGAAACTTAGCAGTGATTACAGTATGGCTGCAAAGGTCTGTTGATGGTAAGTTTCAGTTTATCACCCTCAAACCTAACAAGGAGTCTCCAGATGAACTTTGA